From the genome of Pseudomonadota bacterium, one region includes:
- a CDS encoding ABC transporter ATP-binding protein, with product MTELLRINDLSINLNIPAGKINAVSEANFRVEAGSCVALVGESGAGKSVTAEAIMGILPKNADIKSGQILFSDPAANGTTVDIAKLESNSKVMRRIRGARISMIFQEPMTSLSPLHTIGDQIIEALQIHQNCNNREAIGRTRDMLKRVGFPNPMDAVDCYPFELSGGLRQRAMIAMALVCQPALLIADEPTTALDVTIQAQILKLLRDLRSDLGMAVLIITHDLGVVANMADEVIVLHDGKIVESGTRNDLFRNPQHEYVKALFKAVPRIGLSQNERLKPIHGIERNHEVYFPPSAANTRTRSPIGTEEPLLKVRNLHKIFHFKRSKWLRKSLDHSVTAVNEVSFDINRGECLALIGESGSGKTTLAKLIVRALTPNKGSLTFLDNSHEIDVLAIAGSELSQFRKKIQYIFQDPFSSLDPRMTVLDIIVEPLVIHRVGSRSSRREIALELMRLVGLEKEALGRYPHSFSGGQRQRIGIARALALKPELLICDEPVSALDVGIQAQILNLLGDLQRELHLTYLFVSHNLAVVKYIADRIAVMCRGRLVEIASKEDLFKRPAHPYTQKLISAVPDINLENPLDFDELLGERASEPAAWPGPFRDDGLSELTLRQIGAGHFVRAADTDQRGQKLI from the coding sequence ATGACGGAACTGCTGCGAATTAATGACCTCAGTATTAACCTAAATATTCCGGCGGGCAAGATTAATGCCGTTAGTGAAGCAAATTTTCGGGTAGAAGCCGGGTCTTGCGTTGCGCTTGTCGGTGAGTCTGGCGCCGGCAAGTCTGTCACCGCAGAAGCTATCATGGGTATTCTTCCTAAGAATGCAGATATTAAAAGTGGTCAAATCCTATTTTCTGACCCTGCAGCAAACGGCACAACAGTTGATATCGCAAAATTGGAATCAAACTCTAAAGTAATGCGTCGTATCCGCGGCGCTCGTATTTCGATGATTTTCCAAGAACCAATGACGTCCCTTTCTCCACTTCACACAATCGGTGATCAAATCATAGAGGCTCTGCAAATACATCAGAATTGTAACAATCGTGAAGCCATCGGTAGAACACGTGATATGTTAAAGCGAGTGGGCTTCCCTAATCCGATGGATGCTGTCGACTGTTATCCTTTTGAACTTTCGGGCGGGCTTCGACAAAGGGCTATGATTGCTATGGCGCTCGTCTGTCAACCTGCCTTGCTTATCGCCGACGAACCAACTACTGCATTAGATGTTACTATTCAGGCACAGATCCTGAAGTTGCTTAGAGACCTAAGGTCTGACTTGGGCATGGCGGTTTTAATAATTACCCATGATTTGGGTGTGGTTGCAAATATGGCCGATGAGGTGATAGTGCTTCATGATGGAAAGATTGTTGAATCTGGCACCCGCAATGATCTTTTTCGCAATCCCCAACATGAATATGTGAAAGCACTGTTTAAGGCAGTGCCGCGCATAGGTTTAAGTCAGAATGAACGCTTGAAGCCCATCCATGGCATTGAGAGAAACCATGAAGTTTATTTTCCTCCTAGTGCAGCGAATACCCGCACTCGGTCACCAATAGGCACAGAAGAACCTCTTTTAAAAGTGCGTAATCTCCATAAGATTTTTCATTTTAAAAGAAGCAAATGGTTACGGAAAAGCCTTGACCATTCAGTAACGGCTGTAAATGAAGTAAGCTTTGATATTAACCGCGGGGAATGTCTGGCACTAATTGGAGAAAGTGGTTCCGGCAAAACAACTCTGGCAAAGTTGATTGTACGCGCACTAACACCAAACAAAGGATCCCTTACTTTCTTGGATAATAGCCACGAAATCGATGTGTTAGCCATTGCTGGCTCTGAATTGTCCCAATTCAGAAAAAAAATACAATATATTTTTCAGGATCCATTTAGTTCGCTTGACCCTAGAATGACGGTCCTAGACATCATCGTTGAGCCTTTGGTCATTCATAGGGTAGGGAGCAGATCAAGTCGACGCGAGATAGCTTTAGAGCTCATGCGGCTGGTTGGGCTCGAAAAGGAAGCACTAGGCCGGTATCCACACAGCTTCTCTGGAGGTCAACGTCAGCGTATCGGCATAGCAAGAGCTCTTGCACTTAAACCCGAGCTTCTAATCTGCGACGAACCTGTGTCTGCCCTTGACGTCGGAATACAGGCGCAAATACTCAATTTGCTTGGAGACTTGCAACGCGAATTACACCTTACGTATCTATTCGTCTCCCACAACCTTGCCGTTGTAAAATATATTGCTGATCGAATCGCGGTGATGTGCCGCGGTCGCTTGGTTGAGATTGCCTCAAAGGAAGACCTATTCAAACGTCCTGCCCACCCTTACACCCAAAAATTAATTTCAGCTGTGCCGGATATTAATCTAGAAAACCCTCTTGATTTTGATGAATTATTGGGTGAGCGTGCGTCTGAACCTGCAGCCTGGCCTGGCCCGTTTCGCGATGACGGTCTCAGCGAGTTAACGCTTCGCCAAATAGGCGCGGGACATTTTGTTAGAGCTGCCGACACTGATCAAAGGGGCCAAAAGCTAATATGA
- a CDS encoding ABC transporter permease → MNIPPARLPHYVSKEPFIKGKKTPISVEKKRFYMSSQWQLMWWKFRRHKLAVIAGTFLLLVYVSVLFSETIAPYNLHTRHTEFLYAPPQKIRIFHEDKLTAPFVYGLKVHLDLTTLRWIYSEDKNNRYALRFLCSAPDYPGSSYKFWGVFDGSFHLICPSQKGQLFLLGTDRLGRDMLSRIIYGARISLTVGLIGIIVSIMLGMIIGGLAGYYGGLVDSVIQRSIEIIRSFPELPLWMALSASLPVNWSPISVFIGITIILGLLDWPGLARAVRSKLLALREEDFCVAAQLMGAKPKRIIVRHLLPSFLSHLIASATLSIPSMILAETALSFLGLGLRAPITSWGVILNEAQNINVVALYPWLILPVIPVILVVLAFQFLGDGLRDAADPYK, encoded by the coding sequence ATGAATATTCCGCCCGCTCGCTTGCCGCACTATGTGAGCAAAGAACCATTTATAAAAGGTAAAAAAACACCGATCAGCGTTGAAAAAAAACGTTTTTACATGTCCTCACAATGGCAACTAATGTGGTGGAAATTTCGCCGCCACAAGTTAGCGGTGATAGCGGGGACATTTTTATTACTTGTCTACGTGAGTGTTTTGTTCTCAGAGACAATCGCCCCATACAATTTGCACACGCGTCATACTGAATTTCTATACGCTCCGCCACAAAAAATACGAATATTCCATGAAGACAAGTTAACGGCTCCTTTCGTCTACGGCTTAAAAGTGCACTTGGACTTAACTACGCTACGCTGGATTTATAGCGAAGACAAAAATAATAGATATGCCTTGCGGTTTTTATGTTCTGCGCCAGATTACCCCGGGTCGTCTTACAAATTTTGGGGCGTGTTCGATGGTTCTTTCCATCTAATTTGTCCATCTCAAAAGGGTCAATTATTTTTGCTCGGAACCGACAGGTTGGGGCGGGATATGCTTTCACGGATAATCTATGGTGCCCGTATCTCGCTGACTGTAGGTTTAATTGGTATCATTGTCAGCATAATGCTCGGAATGATAATAGGGGGTCTTGCCGGTTATTATGGTGGCCTTGTCGATAGTGTAATTCAAAGATCAATTGAAATAATTCGCTCTTTTCCAGAACTGCCGCTTTGGATGGCCCTGTCAGCATCTTTGCCTGTTAATTGGAGCCCAATATCAGTTTTCATCGGAATTACTATCATTCTTGGCTTGCTCGATTGGCCAGGGTTAGCGCGAGCGGTTCGTTCAAAATTGCTTGCTCTGCGCGAGGAAGACTTCTGCGTTGCAGCTCAACTCATGGGGGCAAAACCAAAACGAATAATTGTGCGGCATTTGCTTCCAAGCTTTTTGAGCCATCTCATTGCATCTGCCACCCTCTCTATTCCGAGTATGATCCTTGCAGAAACAGCTCTCAGTTTTCTCGGGCTCGGCCTGCGTGCACCCATTACCAGCTGGGGTGTAATTCTGAATGAGGCGCAAAATATAAATGTCGTTGCACTATACCCTTGGCTGATACTACCGGTAATACCCGTAATATTAGTAGTCCTTGCTTTCCAATTTTTAGGAGACGGATTGCGAGACGCGGCTGACCCTTACAAGTAA
- a CDS encoding ABC transporter permease: protein MLSYIVRRLFLMIPTILAISAIVFVIIQLPPGDYFTSVVNEIQSRGESADKAKLEFLKSQYGFDKPLHIQYFHWVGGMLEGDFGYSFEHDKPVTDVVGDRLLLTFIVSLTTIIFTWAIAFPIGVYSAVKQYSVGDYTLTFIGFIGLATPNFLLALILQYFAHIWFDISIGGLMDPIYVDQPWTWEKSLSVMQHIWIPVLVIGTAGTASMIRRLRANLLDELSKQYFITARAKGLPPLRALLKYPLRSALNPFVADIGNMLPQIVSGAAIVSVVLSLPTTGPMLLSALQSQDMYLAGSFLMFLAALTVIGTLISDLALAALDPRIRLDKGLQR, encoded by the coding sequence ATGCTGAGCTACATCGTACGGCGACTCTTTTTGATGATACCCACGATACTGGCTATTAGTGCCATCGTATTCGTAATTATACAACTTCCACCAGGGGACTATTTCACTAGTGTTGTTAACGAAATTCAAAGCCGGGGCGAATCAGCAGATAAAGCAAAGCTTGAGTTTTTGAAATCTCAGTATGGCTTCGACAAGCCGCTCCACATTCAATATTTCCATTGGGTTGGCGGCATGTTGGAGGGGGATTTTGGGTATTCGTTTGAGCATGACAAGCCTGTTACTGATGTAGTAGGAGACCGCCTTCTACTGACATTCATTGTTTCATTAACGACCATTATTTTTACCTGGGCCATCGCTTTTCCCATCGGGGTGTATTCCGCCGTGAAACAGTACTCCGTGGGTGATTATACCCTAACATTTATCGGTTTCATTGGACTAGCAACACCAAATTTCTTGTTAGCTCTTATTTTGCAATATTTTGCTCATATTTGGTTTGACATTTCAATTGGCGGGCTTATGGACCCCATCTACGTTGATCAACCATGGACATGGGAGAAGTCCCTCTCCGTCATGCAACACATCTGGATTCCAGTGCTCGTAATAGGCACCGCCGGAACCGCGAGCATGATACGTCGCTTGAGAGCCAATTTGCTAGATGAGTTGTCAAAACAATATTTCATAACTGCACGCGCAAAGGGGCTTCCGCCGCTACGGGCATTGCTTAAATATCCCCTCCGAAGCGCTCTCAACCCATTCGTCGCAGACATCGGAAATATGCTGCCACAAATAGTATCTGGTGCGGCAATCGTCTCAGTTGTTCTTTCCCTTCCAACAACCGGCCCAATGTTGCTCAGTGCTTTACAAAGCCAGGATATGTATTTAGCAGGATCATTTCTAATGTTTCTTGCCGCTCTTACCGTAATAGGTACACTAATATCGGACCTTGCACTTGCGGCCCTCGACCCACGAATTAGGCTTGATAAAGGCCTCCAACGATGA
- a CDS encoding class I SAM-dependent methyltransferase — MSKQLRRWWLGLNTLFGSQSHGYYIPSKASVYDSRSAGDLNYQHWRKKINEAASTQVHWLRLADRYECDLRKIDGTGTEKARWTQDWFPRLDAAMLYCMVRHFKPKRIIEIGVGHSTRFVARAICDEGIEAVHIAIDPEPRKDVPQSANLCLISKPVQLAGNEIWGKVGSRDIVSIDSSHILMPGSDVDFLFNEIVPFLANGVIVHVHDIFLPDDYPSDWHWRGYNEQCAVASFLAASNAELMFSSHFVSHYLKTIFLSTEVAKLPLQPGARESSIWFRITSHE, encoded by the coding sequence ATGTCAAAGCAGTTACGGCGGTGGTGGCTTGGTTTAAATACGCTGTTTGGTAGCCAATCCCACGGCTATTACATACCCTCTAAAGCTTCTGTATACGATAGTCGTAGCGCGGGAGATCTTAATTACCAGCATTGGCGGAAAAAGATAAATGAGGCGGCGTCGACTCAAGTTCATTGGCTAAGGCTTGCGGATCGTTATGAGTGTGATCTCAGAAAGATTGATGGAACAGGGACAGAGAAAGCAAGATGGACTCAGGATTGGTTTCCACGTCTTGATGCAGCAATGCTATATTGTATGGTCAGACATTTTAAGCCTAAGCGAATTATTGAGATTGGTGTCGGCCATTCTACGAGGTTCGTGGCTCGGGCGATTTGTGATGAGGGCATAGAGGCTGTCCACATAGCCATTGACCCAGAACCTCGCAAGGATGTCCCCCAAAGTGCAAACTTGTGCTTGATCTCAAAGCCGGTGCAGTTGGCAGGGAATGAAATTTGGGGAAAAGTTGGGTCTCGTGACATTGTGAGCATAGACTCCAGTCACATATTGATGCCTGGCAGTGATGTGGATTTTCTGTTCAATGAAATTGTGCCATTTTTAGCTAATGGTGTAATTGTCCATGTACATGACATTTTCTTGCCGGATGATTATCCGTCGGATTGGCATTGGCGTGGTTACAACGAACAATGTGCCGTTGCCTCTTTTTTAGCCGCCTCGAATGCAGAATTAATGTTTTCAAGTCACTTTGTTTCGCATTATCTGAAAACCATCTTTTTGTCGACTGAAGTTGCTAAACTACCGCTTCAGCCAGGAGCTCGAGAGTCGTCTATATGGTTCCGAATTACGTCACATGAATAA
- a CDS encoding ABC transporter substrate-binding protein, whose product MKNLLSLGIIFFSVLPIGQSKGNNFERPLTLVETPSLEKFVTSGTLPKVSDRIPHSPHITTFRSGEQSPGYHGGTLKLLMARPRDIRLIVVYGYARLMKYNKKFDLVPDILRRVAVRNGRVYTLHLRPGHKWSDGHSFTSEDFRYYWQDVANNPMLSPSGPPEVMRANGKLPDFKVIDKYTVRFSWSKPNPDFLHSLARARPPFIFRPAHYLKKFHARYTPEETLAEYALKKGARNWAALHNKLDNPYKNNNIKLPTLQPWVNITNGPSERFIFKRNPYFHKIDEAGRQLPYIDQIVMNIVDKSIIPAQAGTGRADLQARYLRFDDYTFLKNNEKKAGYNVHLWRNAKGAHMALYPNLNVKDAVWRQLIRDVRFRRALSLGVHRRELNRVLYFGQALEGQNTVLPASRLYKKKYREAYAQYDLDLANQLLDEIGLTRYNTQNIRLLPDGRPLEIIVETAGENTEEPDVLELVHDSWQKIGIKLLIKPSHRNVIRRRIYSGDTVMSLFSGLENGLPTVTSSPAELAPTRQTQYQWPLWGQYRETNGQAGVAPDMPAAKKLLSLLQEWRKSTTLEKREQVWHQMLEIHARQVFTIGLVSGTLQPVVVSKKLQNVPIQGIYNWDPGSHFGIYEPDTFWLKPKSEKK is encoded by the coding sequence ATGAAAAACTTGCTATCTCTAGGGATCATTTTTTTTTCTGTTTTGCCTATTGGCCAGTCCAAAGGCAATAATTTTGAGCGCCCCCTAACCCTGGTTGAAACACCCTCGCTCGAGAAGTTCGTTACAAGCGGGACCCTTCCTAAAGTTTCTGATCGAATTCCGCATAGCCCCCACATAACTACATTTAGGAGCGGAGAGCAAAGTCCAGGATACCATGGAGGCACCCTTAAATTACTCATGGCAAGGCCGAGAGATATACGGCTAATTGTGGTTTATGGTTACGCAAGGTTGATGAAATACAATAAGAAATTCGATCTTGTACCCGATATTTTGAGGCGTGTCGCAGTTCGCAATGGCAGGGTTTACACACTCCACCTACGCCCCGGTCACAAATGGTCTGATGGACATTCTTTCACCTCAGAAGACTTCCGTTACTATTGGCAAGACGTCGCGAATAACCCTATGTTATCACCCTCTGGCCCCCCGGAGGTAATGCGTGCCAATGGTAAACTCCCGGATTTCAAGGTGATTGACAAATATACCGTGCGTTTTTCTTGGTCTAAACCTAACCCTGACTTCTTGCACTCTTTAGCACGCGCCCGCCCGCCTTTCATTTTTCGCCCCGCCCATTATTTGAAAAAATTCCACGCACGCTATACGCCAGAAGAAACCTTGGCAGAATATGCTCTCAAAAAGGGAGCGAGAAATTGGGCTGCTTTGCATAACAAATTGGACAACCCCTACAAGAACAACAATATCAAGCTTCCAACCCTTCAACCGTGGGTCAACATTACCAATGGACCGTCAGAGAGATTTATTTTTAAAAGAAATCCCTACTTCCATAAAATAGATGAGGCGGGGCGCCAACTCCCCTACATTGATCAAATTGTAATGAATATTGTAGACAAAAGTATTATTCCGGCGCAGGCGGGAACCGGGCGCGCTGATTTGCAGGCACGCTATCTAAGGTTCGATGATTACACGTTTCTTAAAAATAATGAAAAAAAAGCCGGCTACAATGTTCACCTTTGGCGAAACGCTAAGGGAGCACATATGGCGTTATATCCCAACCTCAACGTTAAAGACGCTGTTTGGCGCCAGCTGATCCGGGACGTAAGGTTCAGACGCGCCTTATCGCTAGGTGTGCATAGACGGGAACTCAACCGGGTTCTGTACTTCGGACAGGCATTAGAGGGCCAGAATACTGTGTTACCAGCCAGCAGGCTCTATAAGAAAAAATACCGAGAGGCCTATGCTCAATATGACTTAGATCTTGCAAACCAATTATTAGATGAAATTGGCCTTACACGATATAACACTCAGAATATACGGCTTCTCCCTGACGGTAGACCTCTGGAAATTATTGTAGAGACTGCTGGCGAAAACACCGAAGAGCCCGACGTTTTAGAGCTTGTGCACGACAGCTGGCAAAAAATCGGCATCAAACTACTAATCAAACCATCGCATAGAAACGTGATCCGCCGCCGAATTTATTCAGGTGACACGGTAATGTCTCTTTTCTCCGGACTAGAAAATGGGCTACCAACGGTTACTTCGAGTCCTGCCGAATTAGCTCCAACTCGTCAGACCCAGTATCAATGGCCACTCTGGGGTCAGTATCGAGAGACGAATGGTCAGGCCGGTGTTGCGCCAGATATGCCGGCCGCAAAAAAATTGCTGTCGCTTCTTCAGGAATGGAGGAAATCGACAACGCTGGAGAAGCGTGAACAAGTTTGGCATCAAATGCTGGAGATTCATGCGAGACAGGTATTTACAATTGGACTTGTCTCTGGAACTTTGCAGCCGGTAGTTGTGAGTAAAAAACTCCAAAACGTTCCAATACAAGGTATCTACAATTGGGATCCAGGCTCACACTTTGGCATTTACGAACCCGATACTTTTTGGTTAAAACCCAAAAGCGAGAAGAAATAA
- a CDS encoding MBL fold metallo-hydrolase gives MSDISDLRLRFWGVRGSIACSRDQASRYGSNTPCIEVRCGDHLIIFDAGTGIVNLGSALSCEGPVDTHIYLSHTHLDHICGLPFFKPLYEGKNKIRLSAGNLKPDYTLKEVLNQMMAPPLFPVSTDIFQADVSYRDFVSGEPHEPWPGIQMSTVPLNHPNGATGYRLDYKSNTVCYVTDTEHQEGILDTDLIRFIEGADLFVYDSTYTEQEYTRFKGFGHSTWQEGVKLAELANVKKLVIFHHDPEHDDKFMDKVAREAENVRPGTVVAREGMTLIASSGS, from the coding sequence ATGTCTGATATCTCTGATTTACGCCTTCGGTTTTGGGGGGTACGCGGTAGTATCGCTTGTTCCCGTGATCAGGCCTCTCGATATGGGAGTAATACTCCATGCATTGAGGTGCGTTGTGGGGACCATCTAATAATATTCGACGCTGGAACTGGAATAGTTAATCTCGGAAGTGCTTTGTCGTGCGAGGGCCCTGTAGACACCCATATTTATCTAAGCCACACACACCTTGACCACATATGCGGTTTGCCTTTTTTCAAGCCATTGTATGAGGGCAAAAACAAGATTCGACTGTCTGCTGGAAACTTGAAACCTGATTATACTTTGAAAGAGGTTTTAAACCAGATGATGGCACCGCCGCTCTTCCCAGTTTCAACTGATATTTTTCAAGCCGATGTAAGTTACCGAGACTTTGTATCGGGCGAGCCGCATGAGCCATGGCCTGGCATACAAATGTCAACTGTTCCTTTAAATCATCCGAACGGGGCCACAGGTTATCGCCTCGATTATAAAAGTAATACGGTCTGTTATGTAACCGATACTGAACACCAAGAAGGGATACTTGATACCGACCTTATTCGGTTTATAGAGGGCGCAGACTTATTCGTTTATGACTCCACCTACACTGAACAAGAATATACGCGCTTTAAAGGTTTTGGTCATTCCACATGGCAGGAGGGAGTAAAATTGGCTGAGTTGGCGAACGTTAAAAAGCTTGTAATATTTCACCATGATCCGGAACACGATGACAAGTTTATGGATAAGGTCGCACGTGAGGCTGAAAATGTGCGGCCGGGAACAGTTGTTGCTCGTGAAGGAATGACATTGATAGCCAGTTCGGGCTCATAA
- a CDS encoding polysaccharide deacetylase family protein yields the protein MKSDWLSLERELDKWGQAGNQACFWWRDDDLETPGPKFERLLELRRDAPLSLAVIPKMAKPQIAKSIGAYTEVDIIQHGFAHKNYETAPSKRSEFGINRTRTQVYRDLSLGKEILSDMFGTQFLPVLAPPWNRVAMIHSHCLVDVGFHAISGFGKQELSCLQNINTHIDPISWKKNRTFTGARIILQNTVRTLRSKRKNAEYSLPTGLLTHHKQMDEDNWNFVDRFIKTLQSNPHVTLKSIREIMRLSPQNG from the coding sequence ATGAAGTCAGATTGGTTAAGCCTTGAAAGGGAATTGGACAAGTGGGGTCAAGCTGGCAACCAAGCCTGTTTCTGGTGGCGCGATGACGACCTTGAAACTCCTGGCCCCAAGTTTGAGCGCCTCTTGGAACTGCGACGTGATGCACCTCTCTCTCTTGCTGTTATTCCCAAAATGGCAAAACCTCAAATTGCTAAAAGCATTGGGGCCTACACAGAGGTGGATATTATTCAACACGGATTTGCTCACAAAAATTATGAGACTGCTCCGTCTAAAAGGAGCGAATTTGGTATCAATCGAACACGCACTCAAGTTTATAGAGATTTGTCTCTCGGCAAAGAGATCCTATCGGACATGTTCGGCACACAATTCCTTCCCGTTCTTGCTCCCCCATGGAACAGGGTTGCAATGATACATAGCCACTGCTTGGTTGATGTAGGTTTTCATGCGATTTCTGGGTTCGGCAAGCAAGAGTTAAGTTGCCTTCAAAACATAAACACCCACATCGATCCTATATCATGGAAAAAAAATCGTACGTTCACAGGCGCTAGAATTATCTTACAAAATACCGTAAGGACATTAAGAAGCAAAAGAAAGAATGCTGAATATTCTTTACCAACTGGCCTACTTACCCATCATAAACAGATGGATGAAGACAATTGGAATTTTGTTGATCGATTTATTAAGACTTTACAATCGAATCCTCATGTTACCTTAAAAAGCATCCGTGAAATAATGAGACTGAGTCCCCAAAATGGTTGA
- a CDS encoding glycosyltransferase, with the protein MRKKKVFFYVQHLLGIGHSMRAALIAKEMTKSGLDVTLVNGGAPNALFDPGTTNILQLPAALSADASFSRVVDETGAEVDEAWRNNRRKVILDAYEKIRPDLTLIESFPFGRWSFRSEISPLLERAKRVGPIFCSVRDILVPKKSTARNKKIVEIINSYFTGVLVHGDADFIKLDHTFSHASKIMEKLHYTGYVAAPAKTVKSTSNGEIVVSVGGGGTGFLLISTALSLAQSSVGKNWRWRILTGPNFPQTHKESFRPAPHIKIESLRHDFRALLAKATLSISQAGYNTVMDIMVSGVRNVLVPFGRYGQTEQPLRAKVLADRKMSVIVDEKILNTETLCAAVRRALALEPPMISSLNVRGAINTARKIKDCLETP; encoded by the coding sequence ATGAGAAAAAAAAAGGTCTTTTTCTACGTTCAACACCTTCTCGGCATTGGGCATTCAATGCGAGCTGCGTTGATAGCAAAAGAAATGACCAAATCAGGCCTCGATGTTACTTTAGTCAATGGAGGTGCTCCGAATGCACTGTTTGATCCCGGCACAACAAACATCCTCCAACTTCCTGCAGCTCTCTCAGCAGATGCCTCTTTCTCGAGAGTAGTCGATGAAACTGGAGCGGAGGTAGATGAGGCTTGGAGAAATAATAGACGGAAGGTGATTCTTGACGCTTATGAGAAAATTAGACCAGACTTAACGCTTATTGAGAGTTTTCCGTTTGGTCGATGGTCATTTCGTTCTGAAATTTCCCCACTTCTTGAGCGCGCTAAACGAGTTGGGCCGATATTTTGCTCGGTTCGCGATATTTTGGTTCCTAAGAAAAGTACAGCGCGAAATAAAAAAATCGTTGAAATAATTAACAGCTATTTCACTGGAGTGCTTGTGCATGGAGACGCAGACTTCATCAAGCTAGATCATACATTTTCACATGCTTCTAAAATTATGGAAAAGCTTCACTACACGGGCTACGTAGCAGCGCCAGCCAAGACAGTTAAAAGTACGTCGAACGGGGAAATTGTCGTTTCTGTTGGGGGGGGTGGTACTGGTTTTCTATTAATTTCGACAGCCTTATCGCTAGCCCAGAGTAGCGTTGGTAAAAACTGGCGTTGGAGAATATTAACGGGACCGAATTTCCCGCAAACACACAAAGAAAGCTTCCGACCTGCCCCACACATAAAGATAGAAAGTCTGAGGCACGATTTTCGTGCACTACTTGCAAAAGCCACACTTTCAATTAGCCAAGCCGGCTACAACACAGTAATGGACATAATGGTCTCGGGTGTTCGAAATGTTCTAGTTCCGTTTGGTAGATATGGTCAGACAGAACAGCCATTGAGAGCTAAAGTACTAGCCGATAGAAAAATGTCAGTAATAGTTGATGAGAAAATATTGAACACTGAAACCTTATGTGCAGCCGTGAGAAGAGCACTGGCATTAGAACCGCCGATGATAAGCAGTTTAAATGTCCGCGGCGCGATTAATACTGCGCGCAAAATTAAAGACTGCTTAGAAACACCATGA
- a CDS encoding response regulator transcription factor yields MTTTKVLIIGEDTALRISLEEQLQLHDEFVALGSNSLKNSIQLIKEHRIDIIVCDDCLSGMTAGEIFRFLRQNSFKLPIIMLCDATVEPRLLEKFNGSEQSYITKPFKLNLLIERLRTSCRYKPSDSSLEIGPYKFIVGSNILTHKNNRKTVRLTEKEAAILEHLHRCNGEVVLREALLGEVWDYSADVTTHTIETHVYRLRQKIEENPACAKILVTERGGYRLKF; encoded by the coding sequence ATGACAACTACAAAAGTGCTAATTATTGGCGAAGATACTGCGCTACGAATCTCTCTGGAAGAACAATTACAACTCCACGATGAGTTTGTAGCTCTTGGAAGTAATAGCCTTAAAAATTCTATTCAACTAATAAAAGAACACCGAATAGATATAATAGTTTGTGATGATTGCCTGTCAGGGATGACAGCCGGTGAAATCTTTAGATTTTTGCGTCAGAATAGTTTTAAATTACCGATCATTATGTTGTGTGACGCTACCGTTGAACCTAGGCTGCTTGAAAAATTTAATGGTAGCGAACAAAGCTACATAACTAAGCCATTCAAGCTTAATCTTCTGATAGAAAGGTTGCGAACAAGTTGTAGGTATAAACCTTCTGATTCCAGCCTAGAAATAGGCCCTTACAAATTTATAGTTGGGTCAAATATTCTGACACACAAGAACAATCGAAAGACGGTGCGTCTTACAGAGAAGGAAGCTGCAATTCTTGAGCATCTCCACAGATGTAATGGTGAAGTAGTATTAAGGGAAGCGCTGCTCGGTGAGGTTTGGGACTATAGTGCTGATGTTACAACGCATACTATTGAGACACACGTATACCGACTTCGACAAAAGATTGAAGAAAATCCGGCTTGTGCGAAAATACTGGTGACTGAACGTGGTGGCTATCGATTAAAATTCTAA